The Triticum aestivum cultivar Chinese Spring unplaced genomic scaffold, IWGSC CS RefSeq v2.1 scaffold47415, whole genome shotgun sequence genome window below encodes:
- the LOC123172293 gene encoding probable indole-3-pyruvate monooxygenase YUCCA10, with amino-acid sequence MESVPVLIVGAGPAGLATAACLGQFSIPYAIVERESCSASLWRNRAYDRLKLHLAKEFCELPHMSYPVDAPTYIPKTLFVKYLDDYVERFNIQPKYLTSVESSTYDNDEKCWSIVATDMSKCTTFKFTAKFLVVASGENSAENIPMIPGLENFPGDVIHSSSYKSGKSYSGKNVLVVGSGNSGMEIAYDLATHGANTSIVIRSPIHVMTKELIRLGMTLAHHLPLNLVDKLLVMAAYLIFGDLSRHGITRPKMGPMTLKSETGRSAVIDVGTVGLIRKGIIKVQGSISKIKGNIVKFQCSKRILFDAIVFATGYKSTANIWLKNGESMLNGNGLPIQKYPNHWKGENGLYCAGLARRGLAGIAADAKNIANDIKSVIDSMSS; translated from the exons ATGGAGAGTGTTCCAGTGTTGATTGTTGGTGCTGGGCCAGCAGGCCTTGCAACGGCAGCATGCCTTGGTCAATTCTCGATTCCTTATGCCATCGTCGAGCGCGAGAGCTGTAGCGCGTCACTCTGGCGCAACCGTGCATATGATCGCCTCAAGCTGCATCTCGCAAAGGAGTTCTGTGAGTTGCCACACATGTCATACCCTGTAGATGCACCAACATACATACCAAAAACCTTGTTTGTGAAGTACTTGGATGACTATGTTGAGCGTTTCAACATTCAACCAAAGTATCTCACCAGCGTGGAGTCATCcacatatgacaatgatgaaaaatGTTGGTCCATTGTGGCAACGGACATGTCAAAGTGCACCACATTCAAGTTCACGGCAAAGTTTCTTGTTGTGGCAAGTGGTGAGAATAGTGCAGAGAATATTCCAATGATCCCTGGACTAGAAAACTTTCCAGGTGATGTCATCCACTCCTCAAGCTACAAGTCAGGCAAGAGCTACTCTGGCAAGAATGTATTGGTCGTTGGATCTGGCAACTCCGGGATGGAAATTGCTTATGACCTTGCGACCCATGGTGCCAATACATCGATTGTTATACGAAGCCCC ATTCATGTAATGACAAAGGAATTAATTCGTTTGGGGATGACACTTGCTCACCATCTTCCATTGAATCTAGTGGATAAACTCCTTGTGATGGCAGCATATTTAATATTTGGAGACCTGTCACGACATGGCATCACAAGGCCAAAAATGGGTCCAATGACCCTCAAATCAGAAACAGGCCGATCTGCGGTGATTGATGTTGGGACTGTTGGATTGATCAGAAAAGGCATCATCAAA GTTCAGGGGAGCATTAGTAAGATCAAGGGCAACATAGTTAAATTTCAATGCAGTAAAAGAATCTTATTTGATGCGATTGTGTTTGCAACTGGATACAAAAGCACGGCAAATATATGGCTCAAG AATGGTGAGAGCATGTTAAATGGCAACGGACTGCCCATCCAAAAATATCCGAATCATTGGAAAGGTGAAAATGGGCTCTACTGTGCTGGGTTAGCGAGGAGAGGATTAGCCGGTATTGCAGCAGATGCCAAGAATATCGCTAATGACATCAAATCTGTGATAGACTCTATGTCAAGTTAA